From the Prunus dulcis chromosome 4, ALMONDv2, whole genome shotgun sequence genome, one window contains:
- the LOC117626423 gene encoding 40S ribosomal protein S15a-5-like has product MGRMILNNALRTIVNAERRGKATVELQPISTVMSSFLKIMKNRGYIKDFQVFDPHRVGKITVQLQGRVNDCRALTYRQDVKAKDIEEYKMQKLPTRQWGYVVITTPEGVLDHEEAVKRNVGGQVLGYFH; this is encoded by the exons ATGGGGAGAATGATACTGAATAATGCATTGCGAACAATAGTGAATGCGGAGAGAAGGGGGAAAGCTACGGTGGAGTTGCAACCTATCTCCACAGTCATGTCatctttcctcaaaatcatGAAAAATCGAG GTTATATCAAggattttcaagtttttgatCCACATAGAGTGGGGAAGATAACAGTTCAACTACAAGGCAGGGTTAATGACTGTAGAGCTCTTACTTACAGACAGGATGTCAAGGCAAAGGATATTGAAGAGTACAAAATGCAAAAGCTTCCAACCCGCCAG TGGGGTTATGTTGTGATTACTACTCCCGAAGGGGTGCTGGATCACGAAGAGGCTGTTAAACGTAATGTGGGGGGCCAGGTTCTTGGCTATTTTCATTAA